A single Streptomyces sp. 2114.4 DNA region contains:
- the hemC gene encoding hydroxymethylbilane synthase: MSAPELIRIVSRDSPMALAQVERVRAELAALHPGIATEVIPVKTTGDRWMGALSQVEGKGAFTKEVDAALLAGAADLAVHCVKDIPGDRPLPAGTTFAAFLERDDVRDALIHPGGLTLDDLPDGTRIGTSSVRRIAQLAASHPHLQCVPMRGNANRRMEKLAAGEADALLLAVSGLERIGRTDVITQTLSVDEMCPPIGAGVLALQCREDDADTIDAVSGLGHPRTFQETTAERMLLHVLQGHCNSPIAGYATTDRRGELSLRACVFTPDGKTVLNAHEWAGPLTPETLGTSVAVALLRQGARELIDGIAH; encoded by the coding sequence ATGTCCGCCCCTGAACTGATCCGTATCGTCTCCCGCGACTCGCCGATGGCCCTGGCACAGGTGGAGCGCGTCCGCGCCGAACTCGCCGCCCTCCATCCCGGCATCGCCACCGAGGTCATCCCGGTCAAGACGACCGGCGACCGCTGGATGGGCGCCCTGTCCCAGGTCGAGGGCAAGGGGGCGTTCACGAAGGAGGTGGACGCCGCCCTCCTGGCCGGTGCGGCGGACCTCGCGGTGCACTGCGTCAAGGACATCCCGGGGGACCGTCCGCTGCCGGCCGGGACCACCTTCGCCGCCTTCCTCGAACGCGATGACGTCCGGGACGCACTGATCCACCCCGGCGGGCTCACCCTCGACGACCTTCCCGACGGCACCCGGATCGGTACCTCCTCGGTCCGCCGGATCGCCCAGCTCGCCGCCTCCCACCCGCACCTGCAGTGTGTGCCGATGCGCGGCAACGCCAACCGCCGCATGGAGAAGCTTGCGGCCGGTGAGGCGGACGCCCTGCTGCTGGCCGTCTCCGGCCTCGAGCGCATCGGCCGTACGGACGTGATCACCCAGACCCTGTCCGTGGACGAGATGTGCCCGCCCATCGGTGCGGGCGTGCTGGCGCTGCAGTGCCGCGAGGACGACGCCGACACCATCGATGCCGTCAGCGGCCTGGGCCACCCCCGGACCTTCCAGGAGACCACCGCCGAACGAATGCTGCTGCACGTGCTGCAGGGCCACTGCAACAGCCCGATCGCCGGCTACGCCACGACCGACCGGCGCGGCGAACTGTCGCTGCGTGCCTGTGTGTTCACCCCGGACGGCAAGACGGTCCTCAACGCGCACGAATGGGCCGGCCCGCTCACCCCGGAGACGCTTGGCACCTCCGTGGCCGTCGCCCTGCTGCGTCAGGGGGCCCGCGAGCTGATCGACGGCATCGCGCACTGA
- a CDS encoding maleylpyruvate isomerase N-terminal domain-containing protein yields MTRSTEAAILPSSAVAADDLDRAVQLAVAVLREAPPAAWDGKAGSLEWDCWETVEHLSDDLFAYAVQLGPRRPPLEGPVPFVWESRRPGGPSNAVHADRAAGPAGLLQVLEASGALLVAMVRTTPPRVRAHHVFGVSDPEGFAAMGAVETLVHTHDLAEGLQLAWNPPADVCARVLARLFPDVPEDADPWRTLLWATGRAELPGHPRRTAWRWYGGVRG; encoded by the coding sequence ATGACCCGATCGACCGAAGCCGCCATCCTGCCGTCCTCCGCCGTCGCTGCGGATGATCTCGACCGCGCCGTCCAGCTCGCGGTGGCCGTACTGCGCGAGGCGCCGCCGGCCGCGTGGGACGGCAAGGCGGGCTCGCTGGAGTGGGACTGCTGGGAAACCGTCGAACATCTCAGCGACGACCTGTTCGCGTACGCCGTCCAGCTGGGCCCCCGGAGGCCACCGTTGGAGGGTCCGGTGCCGTTCGTGTGGGAGAGCCGGCGGCCGGGCGGTCCTTCCAACGCCGTGCACGCCGATCGTGCGGCGGGTCCTGCAGGGCTGCTGCAGGTGCTGGAGGCGAGCGGCGCTCTGCTGGTGGCCATGGTGCGTACGACGCCGCCGCGGGTGCGGGCTCACCATGTGTTCGGGGTGTCGGACCCCGAGGGCTTCGCCGCGATGGGCGCCGTGGAGACGCTGGTGCACACCCACGACCTGGCGGAAGGGCTCCAGCTCGCCTGGAACCCGCCCGCCGACGTCTGCGCACGGGTGCTCGCCCGGCTGTTTCCGGATGTCCCGGAGGACGCCGATCCCTGGCGCACCCTGCTGTGGGCCACCGGGCGCGCCGAACTGCCGGGACACCCCCGCCGCACCGCCTGGCGCTGGTACGGCGGCGTCCGGGGATGA
- the proP gene encoding glycine betaine/L-proline transporter ProP, with protein sequence MLRILLRRRKQPLSAEDVTVTDRPAVRKAVSAAALGNTMEWFDFGVYAYLAGTLGKVFFPSSSPGAQVVSTFATFAAAFLVRPLGGLVFGPLGDRIGRKRVLAATMIMMAVSTFAVGFLPSYSTIGFAAPILLLICRLVQGFSTGGEYAGATTYIAEYAPDTRRGFLGSWLDFGTFVGYALGSGLVTALTAVLGDDGLVDWGWRLPFLVAGPLGLIGLYMRLRLEETPAFRREAEQAHHDTEAAVAAGGEDPVEEARQSGKGRLKEIFTRHWEAVLICMGLVLLYNVTNYMVTSYLPTFMTETLGQKALTAQLLVLGTMIVVVLTITTVGRTSDRWGRRPVFMAGSAAMIVLAVPAVLLIRAGGILLPAFGCLILGLLLVCFAGTSASTLPALFPTRLRYGALSVSFNISVSLFGGTTPLIASALVQATGDDMVPAYYLMVAGVIGLIATFFLHETAGKPLRGSGPMVESEEQAQELVARSRTEAGRRARDLWLRLRHPWARH encoded by the coding sequence ATGCTCCGCATTCTGCTGCGCCGCCGCAAACAGCCGCTGAGCGCCGAGGACGTGACGGTCACCGACAGGCCCGCCGTGCGCAAGGCGGTATCGGCAGCGGCACTGGGCAACACCATGGAGTGGTTCGACTTCGGGGTCTACGCCTATCTGGCCGGCACCTTGGGCAAGGTGTTCTTCCCGTCGAGTTCCCCCGGGGCCCAGGTCGTGTCGACCTTTGCCACCTTTGCCGCGGCGTTTCTGGTCCGGCCGCTCGGTGGCTTGGTATTCGGCCCGCTCGGTGACCGTATCGGCCGTAAACGCGTGCTCGCCGCCACCATGATCATGATGGCGGTCAGTACCTTCGCCGTGGGATTTCTGCCCTCGTACAGCACCATCGGCTTCGCCGCGCCGATTCTGCTGCTGATCTGCCGTCTGGTCCAGGGGTTCTCCACCGGCGGGGAGTACGCGGGAGCCACCACCTATATCGCCGAATACGCACCGGACACCCGCCGGGGATTCCTCGGCAGCTGGCTCGACTTCGGCACCTTCGTCGGGTATGCGCTCGGCTCCGGACTGGTGACCGCGCTCACCGCCGTACTCGGCGACGACGGCTTGGTGGACTGGGGCTGGCGCCTGCCGTTCCTCGTCGCCGGGCCGCTGGGGCTCATCGGCCTGTACATGCGGCTGAGGCTGGAGGAGACACCGGCCTTCCGGCGTGAGGCCGAGCAGGCACACCACGATACGGAGGCGGCCGTTGCCGCGGGCGGCGAGGACCCGGTGGAGGAGGCCCGCCAGTCCGGCAAAGGACGGCTGAAGGAGATCTTCACCCGGCACTGGGAGGCCGTGCTGATCTGCATGGGCCTGGTGCTGCTCTACAACGTCACCAACTACATGGTGACCTCGTACCTGCCGACGTTCATGACCGAAACCCTCGGTCAGAAAGCCCTCACCGCCCAGTTGCTCGTCCTCGGCACCATGATCGTCGTAGTGCTCACCATCACCACCGTGGGCCGCACCTCCGACCGCTGGGGCCGCCGTCCCGTCTTCATGGCGGGCAGCGCCGCCATGATCGTCCTTGCCGTGCCCGCGGTGCTGCTCATCCGTGCCGGCGGCATCCTGCTGCCGGCCTTCGGATGCCTGATCCTGGGCCTCCTGCTGGTGTGCTTCGCCGGTACGTCCGCCTCGACGCTGCCCGCACTGTTCCCGACCCGGCTGCGCTACGGCGCGCTGTCGGTCTCCTTCAACATCTCGGTCTCGCTCTTCGGCGGCACCACACCGCTCATCGCCTCCGCGCTGGTCCAGGCGACCGGTGACGACATGGTGCCCGCCTACTACCTCATGGTCGCCGGCGTCATCGGCCTGATCGCCACCTTCTTCCTCCACGAAACGGCCGGCAAGCCGCTGCGTGGCTCCGGCCCGATGGTGGAGAGCGAGGAGCAGGCTCAGGAGCTGGTGGCCAGGAGCCGTACCGAAGCGGGGCGGCGGGCCAGGGACCTCTGGCTCCGTCTGCGGCACCCCTGGGCGCGGCACTGA
- a CDS encoding class F sortase: protein MTAQQSPQPNSNPSRTSTASRPLGRGLLWSAGAFLLGSLLVYNSVDTSADPKPQSQPAVASSATPSPSTAAAVPDLALPRSAPKRVTIPQIAVDAPFTQLTIGPTGQLNAPPAMNKNIVGWYKDGASPGERGSAIIAGHVDTKIGPAVFLQLESLKPGNSINITREDGIIATFRVDSVETFSKARFPSDRVYADAPTAQLRVITCGGAYDRKVKDYVDNIVVFAHLASYRHV from the coding sequence ATGACCGCCCAGCAGTCGCCCCAGCCGAATTCGAACCCCTCCCGGACTTCCACCGCGTCCCGCCCCCTCGGCCGCGGCCTGCTGTGGTCCGCGGGAGCGTTTCTGCTGGGCTCCCTCCTCGTCTACAACTCCGTGGACACCTCGGCAGACCCCAAGCCGCAGTCCCAGCCGGCCGTGGCGTCCTCCGCCACCCCGAGTCCTTCCACCGCCGCCGCGGTTCCTGACCTGGCCCTGCCCCGTTCCGCCCCGAAGCGGGTGACGATCCCGCAGATCGCCGTGGACGCGCCCTTCACCCAGCTGACCATCGGCCCGACCGGACAGCTCAACGCCCCGCCCGCGATGAACAAGAACATCGTCGGCTGGTACAAGGACGGCGCTTCACCGGGAGAGCGCGGCTCGGCGATCATCGCCGGTCACGTGGACACCAAGATCGGACCGGCGGTGTTCCTGCAACTTGAATCGCTCAAGCCCGGCAACTCGATCAACATCACCCGTGAGGACGGCATCATCGCGACCTTCAGGGTCGACAGCGTCGAGACCTTCAGCAAGGCGAGGTTCCCCAGCGACCGGGTCTACGCAGATGCCCCCACCGCGCAGCTCCGGGTGATCACCTGCGGTGGTGCGTACGACAGGAAGGTCAAGGACTACGTCGACAACATCGTCGTGTTCGCCCACCTCGCCTCGTACCGACACGTCTGA
- a CDS encoding Mut7-C RNAse domain-containing protein, with amino-acid sequence MNGPEIHLSFAPELHLFVASVHTTTVPAPVVTDGSSTLGHVVESLGVPLTEVGRLVVDGVEVAVSHVPGAGENIEVHAVERPQRIAGAPLRFLLDVHLGTLARRLRLLGVDAAYTNEDPGDAALAALSAKERRVLLSRDRGLLRRREIWAGAFVYSDRPDDQLRDVLGRFAPTLAPWTRCTACNGRLADADKNSVREHLEHGTQRTYDVFAQCTACGRVYWRGAHHARLEAIVEKALRDSTA; translated from the coding sequence GTGAACGGACCCGAGATCCATCTGAGCTTCGCCCCTGAGCTGCACCTTTTCGTCGCCTCGGTGCACACCACGACCGTCCCCGCGCCGGTGGTGACCGACGGCTCGTCGACGCTCGGCCATGTCGTCGAGTCGCTCGGTGTCCCGCTCACCGAGGTCGGGCGACTCGTCGTGGACGGGGTCGAGGTTGCCGTCTCGCATGTGCCGGGGGCGGGCGAGAACATCGAGGTCCACGCCGTCGAACGCCCGCAGCGGATCGCCGGCGCGCCCCTGAGGTTCCTGCTCGATGTGCACCTCGGCACCCTGGCGCGCAGGTTGCGGCTGCTCGGTGTCGACGCCGCGTACACGAACGAGGACCCCGGTGACGCGGCACTGGCCGCGCTCTCGGCCAAGGAGCGGCGGGTGCTGCTCTCCCGGGACCGGGGATTGCTGCGACGCCGGGAGATCTGGGCGGGTGCGTTTGTCTACAGTGACCGGCCCGATGACCAACTCCGCGACGTACTGGGCCGTTTCGCCCCCACGCTCGCCCCGTGGACGCGCTGCACCGCCTGCAACGGCCGACTGGCGGACGCGGACAAGAACTCGGTCCGCGAGCACCTTGAGCACGGCACTCAGCGCACGTATGACGTCTTTGCGCAATGCACTGCCTGTGGGCGCGTCTACTGGCGTGGAGCACACCATGCGCGGCTGGAAGCGATCGTGGAAAAGGCACTCCGGGACAGCACGGCCTGA
- a CDS encoding chitinase: MRARIAALLSATALAASLAVVVPAAPAAATVGCSGCAAVPGGADARDEGFVVSEAQFHQMFPNRNAFYTYSGLTAALSAFPEFANTGSDTVKRQEAAAFLANVSHETGGLVYVVEQNTGNYPHYCDAGQPYGCPAGQAAYYGRGPIQLSWNFNYKAAGDALGIDLLHHPYLVEQDAAVAWKTALWYWNTQTGPGTMTPHQAMVSGAGFGETIRSINGSLECNGGNPGQVQSRINSYRSFVQSLGTTPGDNLSC, from the coding sequence ATGAGAGCACGTATTGCCGCACTGCTGAGCGCCACCGCCCTGGCCGCGAGCCTGGCCGTCGTCGTTCCGGCGGCGCCTGCGGCAGCAACAGTGGGATGCTCCGGCTGTGCCGCGGTACCGGGCGGTGCTGACGCCCGGGACGAGGGGTTCGTCGTCAGCGAGGCGCAGTTCCACCAGATGTTCCCGAACCGGAATGCGTTCTACACCTACAGCGGCCTGACCGCGGCTCTCAGCGCATTTCCGGAGTTCGCGAACACCGGGAGCGACACCGTGAAGCGGCAGGAGGCCGCGGCATTCCTCGCGAATGTGAGTCATGAGACCGGTGGCCTCGTCTACGTGGTGGAGCAGAACACCGGGAACTACCCCCACTACTGCGACGCCGGCCAGCCGTACGGGTGCCCGGCAGGTCAGGCCGCCTATTACGGCCGCGGTCCCATACAGCTCAGCTGGAATTTCAACTACAAGGCGGCGGGCGATGCGCTCGGCATCGACCTGCTGCACCACCCCTATCTGGTGGAGCAGGACGCCGCCGTCGCCTGGAAGACCGCGCTGTGGTACTGGAACACACAGACCGGGCCGGGCACCATGACCCCGCACCAGGCCATGGTCAGCGGGGCCGGGTTCGGTGAGACCATCCGCAGCATCAACGGCTCTCTTGAGTGCAACGGCGGCAACCCCGGCCAGGTGCAGAGTCGGATCAACAGCTACCGGAGCTTTGTACAGAGCCTGGGGACCACGCCTGGCGACAACTTGAGCTGCTGA
- a CDS encoding aspartate/glutamate racemase family protein translates to MKTIGLLGGMSWESTAEYYRLLNQLTRERLGGLHSSKCVLYSVDFAEIERLQTEGRWEQAGEILAEAARALESAGADLLLLCTNTMHKVADQVSAAVTVPLLHLADTTADAVRTGGLRRVGLLGTAFTMEQDFYRGRLESHGLDVLVPDGAGRGTVHRVIYEELCLGIVREESRKSFQAVINHLVDAGAEGIVLGCTEIELLIQPEHSPVPLFPTTRLHAEAAVTHALADAP, encoded by the coding sequence ATGAAGACAATCGGGTTGCTCGGCGGCATGAGCTGGGAGTCCACGGCGGAGTACTACCGGCTGCTGAACCAGTTGACGCGCGAGCGGCTGGGCGGACTGCACTCCTCGAAGTGCGTGCTCTACTCAGTGGACTTCGCGGAGATCGAACGGCTGCAGACCGAAGGCCGCTGGGAGCAGGCCGGAGAGATACTTGCCGAGGCCGCCAGGGCTCTGGAGTCGGCCGGCGCGGACCTGCTGCTGCTCTGCACCAACACCATGCACAAGGTCGCCGACCAGGTATCCGCCGCCGTAACCGTCCCGCTGCTGCACCTCGCCGACACCACCGCGGACGCCGTACGTACCGGCGGCCTGCGCCGCGTCGGGCTGCTGGGTACCGCTTTCACCATGGAGCAGGACTTCTACCGCGGCCGGCTCGAAAGCCACGGGCTGGACGTACTCGTCCCGGACGGCGCCGGGAGAGGCACCGTCCATCGCGTGATCTACGAGGAGCTGTGCCTCGGCATCGTTCGCGAGGAATCCCGGAAGTCGTTCCAGGCCGTCATCAACCATCTCGTCGACGCCGGGGCCGAGGGCATCGTGCTGGGCTGCACCGAGATCGAGCTGCTGATCCAGCCGGAGCACAGTCCGGTTCCGCTCTTTCCGACTACCCGGCTGCATGCCGAAGCAGCCGTCACGCACGCCCTCGCCGACGCCCCGTAA
- a CDS encoding GNAT family N-acetyltransferase, giving the protein MRGMSNVEPGERDELLERLEDYYDAVPRSGARTEDFGALTLFVREGQGWPFYARPTRGWRGEVTAAEVNRVRVRQRELGIPESFEWVAETAPALRAAVEQSGLAVHAHPLMVLSPDVPTPEVPNVAGGVALRNVGPDDPVLPSALAVPHLAFADPGTGVGVAGVAELAQAVRAAAGDGSVERSAARIRAGLTSVAAAVEDGRALCAGQHQPVGKVSEIVGVGTLPAARRRGLGLAVTAALVADARSRGVETLFLSAGDDDVARIYARLGFRSVATAMIAEPAA; this is encoded by the coding sequence ATGCGCGGTATGAGTAATGTGGAGCCGGGCGAGCGCGATGAACTGCTGGAACGCCTTGAGGATTACTACGATGCCGTCCCCCGCTCCGGAGCCCGGACCGAGGACTTCGGGGCACTGACGTTGTTCGTCAGGGAGGGGCAGGGGTGGCCGTTCTATGCGCGCCCGACGCGGGGGTGGCGGGGAGAGGTGACTGCCGCCGAGGTGAACCGGGTGCGCGTCCGGCAGCGGGAATTGGGGATTCCGGAGAGTTTCGAGTGGGTCGCGGAGACCGCGCCCGCGCTGCGGGCCGCGGTCGAGCAGTCGGGGCTGGCCGTGCACGCACATCCCTTGATGGTGCTGAGCCCGGACGTCCCGACCCCCGAGGTGCCCAACGTGGCCGGCGGTGTGGCGCTGCGGAACGTCGGGCCGGACGACCCGGTGTTGCCCAGTGCGCTGGCCGTCCCTCACCTGGCCTTCGCCGACCCCGGGACCGGAGTCGGCGTGGCCGGGGTGGCAGAACTGGCCCAGGCGGTGCGAGCCGCCGCCGGGGACGGGTCGGTGGAACGTTCGGCCGCACGCATCCGGGCCGGTCTGACGTCGGTTGCCGCCGCGGTGGAGGACGGCAGGGCGCTGTGTGCCGGTCAGCATCAGCCGGTCGGGAAGGTCAGCGAGATCGTCGGAGTGGGAACGCTGCCGGCCGCACGCCGCCGTGGGCTGGGGCTCGCGGTCACCGCGGCGCTGGTGGCCGACGCACGATCACGGGGCGTCGAGACCCTTTTCCTGTCCGCAGGCGACGACGATGTCGCCCGGATCTATGCCCGGCTCGGCTTCCGCTCCGTGGCCACCGCAATGATCGCCGAGCCTGCCGCATAG
- a CDS encoding DUF6296 family protein, which yields MDYPECYELVFQAPAVEDDVVIVRRTERAGAGGYPVYEDESGIVRAEISDRGEVRMLASGGHQMLKTPLLARPLTP from the coding sequence ATGGATTACCCGGAATGCTATGAGCTGGTGTTTCAAGCACCTGCCGTCGAGGACGACGTGGTGATTGTGCGTCGTACCGAGCGCGCAGGAGCGGGCGGCTATCCGGTCTACGAGGACGAGTCGGGGATCGTACGCGCGGAGATCAGTGACCGGGGTGAAGTCCGCATGCTGGCCAGCGGGGGGCATCAGATGCTCAAGACGCCGCTGCTGGCACGACCCCTGACTCCATGA
- a CDS encoding VOC family protein codes for MTEKPLFTLATVVLDCSDAHALAAFYQRLLDWEVEAGEPDWVLLRRPDGGMGLAFQSEPGYQPPVWPEHRQEQQKMLHLDIRVDDLAEAEAYAVAAGASCAEFQPQDDVRVLFDPAGHPFCLFLD; via the coding sequence GTGACGGAAAAGCCATTGTTCACGCTTGCGACGGTGGTTCTGGATTGCTCGGATGCCCATGCGCTTGCCGCGTTCTACCAGCGGCTCCTCGACTGGGAAGTGGAAGCCGGCGAACCGGACTGGGTGCTGCTCAGGCGCCCGGACGGAGGCATGGGGCTCGCGTTCCAGTCCGAGCCTGGCTATCAGCCCCCCGTATGGCCGGAACACCGCCAGGAGCAGCAGAAGATGCTGCATCTCGACATCCGGGTCGATGACCTTGCGGAGGCCGAGGCGTATGCCGTCGCAGCGGGTGCGTCATGTGCCGAATTCCAGCCGCAGGACGATGTTCGGGTGCTCTTTGACCCGGCGGGTCATCCGTTCTGCCTCTTTCTCGATTGA